A window of the Haloquadratum walsbyi C23 genome harbors these coding sequences:
- the aglG gene encoding glucosyl-dolichyl phosphate glucuronosyltransferase: MNVSVVLCTYTLDMYDHFCEAAESVLNQTYNNVELVVIVDGTPDVYDKILEDYDNHEDMIISCNDENVGLLQSRNRGAELATGDVVAFIDDDAIADEEWIERLVDAYENQNAIATGGKMTPEWIAGKPSFLPEEFYWLIGVTHRGFADGAGEVRNTFGSNISFRTNLFEELGGFNVSIGGRKGDKNLQGGETELCARMRTEYDQGIWYVPEAEVAHKVFQYRTKVGWLLDRAFWQGYSKRAMETLLDDNDDEEVEFLTRLITDFTLLRIRNIIQSPSIARITQLVMLWVFTATVGIGYLYGYSKY, translated from the coding sequence GTGAACGTCTCGGTCGTCCTCTGTACGTATACACTTGATATGTACGATCATTTCTGTGAGGCTGCCGAGAGTGTGCTCAATCAGACATACAATAACGTTGAGCTCGTCGTGATTGTTGACGGAACGCCAGATGTGTATGACAAGATACTTGAGGATTATGACAATCACGAGGATATGATTATCTCGTGTAATGACGAGAATGTGGGGCTGCTGCAAAGTCGTAATCGGGGTGCAGAGTTGGCGACTGGCGATGTAGTCGCGTTCATCGACGACGATGCAATTGCGGACGAGGAGTGGATTGAGCGACTGGTGGACGCGTATGAGAATCAAAATGCGATTGCGACGGGTGGAAAGATGACACCCGAATGGATTGCTGGCAAGCCATCGTTCCTGCCTGAGGAGTTCTACTGGCTGATTGGTGTAACGCATCGTGGATTCGCGGATGGAGCTGGGGAGGTTCGAAATACGTTTGGCTCGAATATCTCGTTTCGTACGAACTTATTCGAAGAACTTGGGGGATTCAATGTTAGTATTGGTGGTCGGAAAGGTGACAAGAATCTTCAGGGTGGGGAAACGGAACTTTGCGCGCGAATGCGCACAGAGTATGACCAGGGGATCTGGTATGTACCTGAAGCCGAGGTAGCACACAAGGTGTTCCAGTATCGGACGAAAGTGGGGTGGCTGTTAGATCGAGCATTCTGGCAGGGATACTCGAAACGTGCGATGGAGACACTGCTTGATGATAATGACGACGAGGAGGTAGAGTTCCTGACGCGTCTAATTACAGATTTTACATTATTACGCATCCGGAATATAATACAGTCACCGTCGATAGCGAGAATTACGCAACTTGTTATGCTGTGGGTATTCACTGCCACTGTTGGGATCGGATATCTATACGGATACAGCAAATACTGA
- a CDS encoding DUF5779 family protein gives MSDFNLNLSGAESHLEQVTGDDFGGNVILGVLDGDTDPNEWLAAIEAGNVLVLNVDGDLNELAEPFARPVVDLGGNLTHFRGFLIVTPPDAGIDTDRV, from the coding sequence ATGAGTGATTTTAATCTTAATCTCTCGGGGGCTGAATCCCATCTTGAGCAAGTGACCGGCGATGACTTCGGTGGAAACGTTATCCTCGGGGTACTTGACGGTGATACCGATCCGAATGAATGGCTCGCTGCGATTGAGGCTGGGAATGTGCTTGTGCTCAATGTTGATGGCGACCTCAATGAATTGGCTGAGCCATTTGCCCGCCCTGTCGTTGATCTTGGCGGCAATCTCACACACTTTCGTGGCTTCCTCATTGTCACGCCACCTGATGCCGGTATTGACACTGATCGAGTGTGA
- a CDS encoding glycosyltransferase family 4 protein, protein MGNRDVCVITHPLSAAGENATRTLLDILAELGSVSLVTADLPVESTIRDNREVVELTQKGAGDSVPVAAVRFILNQLRMCAVLRQRSEDVVLFFGATAYLLPILFTRAVGKTVLVEPRGNVPLTLRLNWEQRMPGLFARMLAGAVWLLERVGFTTAHMVVTYTPNMARELGLNPESSDVYPHGARYVDTEQFRPTTPFAERDSVVGFVGRLDEEKGIRELADAAKRLPERVTFRFVGDGPLADWLKEELADEIHNGRVELTGWVEHDDIPAELNRMKLLVMPSHPTEGLPTTILEGMACGTPVYAMPVAGIPDVVRENETGFCMQQREGSSIMSDVTVILNEESLSMISEHARSLAVDQYSFDAAINRYKSLLTSV, encoded by the coding sequence ATGGGTAACCGTGATGTGTGTGTCATCACTCATCCACTGAGTGCTGCCGGAGAGAATGCGACACGAACCTTACTGGATATCCTCGCAGAGCTCGGGTCTGTTTCTCTCGTGACAGCAGATCTGCCTGTTGAATCGACAATTCGGGATAATCGAGAGGTGGTAGAGCTAACACAGAAGGGCGCCGGCGACAGCGTTCCTGTTGCTGCAGTGCGATTCATTTTGAATCAACTTCGGATGTGTGCCGTACTCCGACAACGATCTGAGGATGTGGTACTATTCTTTGGGGCAACAGCGTACCTGTTGCCAATATTGTTTACCCGCGCAGTGGGTAAAACGGTACTCGTTGAACCACGTGGGAACGTTCCGCTGACATTGCGATTGAATTGGGAACAGCGGATGCCAGGTCTGTTTGCCCGTATGCTCGCGGGAGCCGTGTGGTTGCTTGAGCGTGTGGGATTTACAACCGCACACATGGTCGTTACATACACCCCGAATATGGCGCGGGAGTTGGGGCTCAATCCCGAGTCATCGGATGTGTATCCTCACGGAGCGCGCTACGTAGATACAGAGCAGTTTCGACCAACAACACCGTTTGCGGAGCGCGACAGCGTCGTTGGATTTGTCGGTCGACTTGATGAAGAAAAGGGAATTCGCGAGCTGGCGGACGCAGCCAAACGATTGCCTGAAAGAGTGACATTTCGATTTGTTGGTGACGGTCCACTTGCAGACTGGTTAAAAGAGGAACTCGCTGATGAGATTCATAACGGTCGTGTCGAACTGACCGGGTGGGTCGAACATGATGATATCCCTGCCGAGCTAAACCGAATGAAGCTTCTTGTGATGCCGTCACACCCAACCGAGGGATTACCAACAACTATACTTGAGGGAATGGCTTGCGGAACACCAGTATACGCAATGCCGGTAGCAGGTATCCCAGATGTAGTTCGAGAAAATGAGACTGGATTTTGTATGCAGCAGCGCGAAGGGTCATCAATCATGTCAGATGTTACAGTAATTCTCAACGAGGAGTCCTTGTCAATGATAAGTGAACATGCTCGCTCACTAGCTGTTGATCAGTATAGCTTCGACGCTGCTATCAATCGGTACAAGTCATTGCTCACATCAGTGTGA
- a CDS encoding surface carbohydrate biosynthesis protein translates to MNNHNQKIISIPIETKIREFDGKLWVGLNAVERGYSVVLGPSFEIRHALEIIKPDIHITKDPGDGNIEFLKQMDDAGITVCGLDTEGAVFESIDRFAINKTELLNHIDAFYAWGEKPASAVRKHYSGTDKIHVTGNPRFDLLHPNRRFIYKERAKTLIEKYGRFILINGNFSSANPWSEKLINSSEEVYDPSSSSRISYNNRIFHLFIEVIYHLQTEFPETHIVIRPHPSEENETYEAAFRKYEHIHVEDARDVRDWIAGSSVVIHHDCTTGIESAMMGTPVVSYRPVQNEEYESRLPQIVSHEALSRRGLTEYIAAWLEADDSYKMTDEQTNELKQCFYNINGSAAELMCDVIESLDTTKQRNYDLLEPNLADSLKQRIKSSSLHNQAIAAYDGFHKVIGDESIPEQRQYRRQKFPILDRHEVIDTIEQMKPLLEIDAVSVKQVPRTNNTYYLRPE, encoded by the coding sequence ATGAATAATCATAATCAAAAAATAATATCTATACCTATTGAGACGAAGATACGAGAGTTTGACGGGAAACTCTGGGTCGGATTAAATGCGGTAGAGCGCGGTTACAGCGTAGTCCTCGGACCCTCTTTCGAAATTCGACACGCTCTGGAAATAATAAAGCCGGACATACACATCACGAAGGATCCTGGAGACGGAAACATTGAATTCCTCAAACAGATGGATGATGCAGGGATTACAGTCTGTGGACTTGATACAGAAGGCGCCGTATTCGAGTCGATAGATCGATTCGCAATCAACAAGACAGAGTTACTCAATCATATCGATGCGTTTTATGCGTGGGGTGAGAAGCCCGCAAGTGCGGTACGGAAGCATTATTCAGGCACTGACAAAATACACGTGACTGGGAATCCGCGATTTGATCTTCTTCACCCCAATCGCCGTTTTATTTATAAAGAGCGGGCAAAAACACTTATTGAAAAATATGGGCGATTCATCCTCATCAACGGGAACTTTTCGAGTGCAAACCCATGGAGTGAGAAGTTGATAAACAGCTCAGAGGAAGTTTATGATCCATCCAGTAGTTCGAGAATAAGCTACAATAATCGCATTTTCCATTTGTTTATCGAGGTGATATACCATCTTCAAACGGAATTCCCAGAGACGCATATCGTCATCCGTCCACATCCATCAGAAGAGAACGAAACGTATGAAGCGGCATTCAGAAAATATGAACACATACACGTTGAGGACGCTAGAGATGTCCGAGACTGGATCGCGGGTTCGAGTGTCGTAATTCACCACGACTGCACCACAGGGATCGAGAGCGCAATGATGGGTACGCCTGTCGTGTCGTACCGACCAGTTCAAAACGAGGAGTACGAATCGCGACTGCCTCAAATTGTAAGCCACGAAGCGCTGTCTCGAAGAGGTCTTACGGAATATATTGCTGCATGGCTTGAAGCTGATGATTCATACAAGATGACCGACGAGCAGACAAATGAACTCAAACAGTGCTTCTACAACATCAACGGATCAGCTGCTGAGCTCATGTGTGACGTTATTGAATCACTTGATACGACCAAGCAGCGAAACTACGACCTACTAGAACCAAATTTAGCCGACTCATTGAAGCAGCGTATCAAAAGCTCTAGCTTGCATAATCAGGCTATCGCTGCTTACGATGGCTTTCACAAAGTCATCGGCGACGAATCCATTCCGGAGCAACGACAATATCGCAGACAGAAGTTCCCTATATTAGACAGACACGAAGTCATCGACACTATTGAGCAGATGAAACCACTCCTCGAAATAGACGCTGTCTCGGTCAAACAGGTTCCGCGGACAAACAATACTTATTATCTTAGACCTGAATAG
- a CDS encoding SAM-dependent methyltransferase, whose product MAIHDNISEGDTVDIIGFGRGVSTVHILRAGAKKVNAYEAASDMITLGTDTLKRNVDSNTAKVEIKNAVVGEPVDVYGDYSDADFISPGELSMSDVFVLDCEGAETDILSNLGTYPNTIICETHPTKGAPPEAIVDILEDEYETSIREHKLSEHPTKIVVGHRKV is encoded by the coding sequence ATGGCGATTCATGACAATATTTCGGAGGGGGATACTGTCGATATTATTGGTTTTGGCCGCGGCGTTTCCACAGTACATATCCTCCGAGCAGGAGCTAAGAAGGTAAACGCCTATGAGGCCGCTTCGGATATGATTACACTTGGTACCGATACCCTAAAGCGAAACGTGGACAGCAATACTGCCAAGGTTGAGATCAAGAACGCGGTGGTTGGGGAACCAGTTGATGTGTACGGTGATTATTCCGACGCGGATTTCATATCTCCCGGTGAGTTGTCAATGTCAGACGTGTTTGTTCTTGACTGTGAAGGAGCTGAAACAGATATTCTGTCGAATCTTGGAACGTACCCGAACACAATTATCTGTGAGACCCATCCGACGAAAGGCGCACCACCAGAAGCAATTGTTGATATCTTAGAAGACGAATACGAAACCTCAATTCGAGAACATAAGCTTTCAGAGCATCCGACGAAGATCGTTGTAGGACATCGGAAGGTGTAA
- the aglJ gene encoding S-layer glycoprotein N-glycosyltransferase AglJ, with amino-acid sequence MASFDDVTVLVPTYNEAETVGQVVDDFQEAGFDDILVIDGDSTDGTERVAANHGARVVTQSGTGKGQAVREAVERHIDRTYVLMLDGDATYHADDAEAMLEPLFDGSAAHVVGDRFADLREGAMTRFNQVGNSIINRGFRAVHGDQIRDVLSGYRGFTRASFREMTLTADGFGIETEMAVECARRDIPTAVVPITYYPRPSGSDTNLRPVRDGGIIFLELFRQAKTNNPLFYFGSVGALSTLTGLGVAAYVIIEWITVGVPHEILAVVAAAGVLFGVQLLMFGVLADLIYSLHSETMSRIDSVIEMDRTEQTVGRISHERDIDTDRRPDSSGSTTQPSHTDANDTLGSTTSSDVSEEDATNKKATIPTELDKTQHEDSVVTKEDIDTEDGSTQTHGSDS; translated from the coding sequence ATGGCATCGTTCGACGACGTCACCGTCCTTGTGCCAACGTACAATGAGGCTGAGACAGTCGGTCAGGTAGTTGATGACTTCCAAGAGGCAGGATTCGACGATATCCTCGTTATTGATGGGGACTCAACAGATGGAACCGAACGCGTCGCAGCTAATCATGGGGCTCGAGTCGTCACGCAATCTGGCACAGGAAAGGGACAAGCTGTTCGTGAAGCCGTCGAGCGACATATTGACCGAACGTACGTCTTGATGCTTGATGGTGATGCAACGTATCATGCTGATGATGCGGAGGCGATGCTTGAACCGCTCTTCGATGGGAGTGCCGCACATGTTGTTGGTGATCGATTCGCTGATTTGCGTGAGGGGGCGATGACACGATTCAATCAAGTTGGAAATTCGATTATTAACCGAGGATTTCGTGCTGTCCATGGTGATCAAATTCGGGATGTCCTCTCTGGATATCGGGGATTTACACGTGCATCATTTCGTGAGATGACACTCACCGCTGATGGGTTTGGGATTGAAACCGAAATGGCGGTTGAGTGTGCCCGACGCGATATCCCGACAGCTGTTGTTCCGATTACCTACTATCCACGCCCGTCAGGATCCGATACAAATCTTCGACCGGTTCGCGATGGTGGCATCATCTTTCTTGAGTTATTCCGACAGGCGAAGACAAACAATCCGCTGTTTTATTTCGGGAGTGTCGGCGCGCTCTCGACACTCACAGGACTTGGGGTTGCAGCGTATGTTATTATTGAATGGATTACCGTCGGTGTTCCACATGAGATATTAGCTGTCGTCGCTGCCGCTGGGGTGCTCTTTGGTGTGCAATTATTGATGTTCGGAGTGCTTGCGGATCTCATTTACTCATTACATTCGGAAACAATGTCTCGAATCGACTCGGTAATAGAGATGGATCGGACAGAACAGACAGTGGGTAGGATATCTCATGAACGGGATATAGATACTGATAGAAGACCAGACTCAAGCGGATCAACGACACAACCGTCTCATACGGACGCCAATGATACGTTAGGATCCACGACATCGTCTGATGTGAGTGAGGAAGATGCAACCAATAAGAAAGCGACAATCCCGACTGAGCTGGACAAAACACAGCATGAGGATTCCGTGGTTACGAAGGAAGACATCGATACTGAGGATGGGAGTACTCAGACACACGGTAGTGACAGTTGA
- a CDS encoding glycosyltransferase family protein has translation MSQPVLLNRLNEEVGIELHLLKNHPEEIDLIDFDYEHYSLDVPNVKIRGHTALWITQHKLRKRWWEYLKQHLSSDFDLVIGMNNVATAAVDAANVYDIPSLFFIRNLAVSGQEQYSPDQGYLANFKTGDFGAKVQYPFFVKNFTEYQRGMAESSRVIANSEYVLKRLQEDFGVNPSVIYPPVPSDDYRVEEREMVNT, from the coding sequence ATGTCTCAGCCTGTCCTGCTAAACCGATTAAATGAAGAAGTGGGAATCGAACTGCACTTACTCAAGAATCATCCAGAGGAAATTGATCTAATCGATTTTGATTATGAGCACTATTCGTTAGATGTTCCAAACGTGAAAATACGGGGACACACCGCGCTCTGGATAACACAACATAAACTGCGGAAACGGTGGTGGGAGTATCTTAAACAACATTTGAGTAGCGATTTTGATCTTGTGATCGGAATGAACAATGTCGCAACTGCTGCCGTCGATGCTGCGAATGTATATGATATTCCGTCGCTGTTCTTTATCCGTAATCTTGCGGTCTCCGGGCAAGAGCAGTATTCTCCCGATCAGGGTTATCTCGCTAATTTCAAAACGGGTGATTTTGGTGCCAAAGTCCAGTACCCGTTTTTTGTGAAAAATTTCACCGAATATCAGCGTGGGATGGCGGAGTCAAGCCGAGTTATCGCGAACAGCGAGTATGTTTTGAAACGACTTCAGGAAGACTTTGGTGTCAACCCATCAGTTATCTATCCCCCAGTCCCATCAGACGATTACAGAGTAGAAGAGAGAGAGATGGTGAATACATAG
- a CDS encoding IS5-like element ISHwa1 family transposase gives MSKISRFTKKAVQLAKNAVGDRGEVAAPEGGGGFADYAVVSLHCLRVYLEKSYRETLDLLSEMPHILGEIGLEPADLPHHSTLVKWFDRIKTALWRVLLRLSAQLHDPSGHAAIDATFFDRENASKHYYRRTNYRVQTLKTTTLVDTESQAILDVHCTTEKRHDTQLGWQVARRNAGDLTSLAADKGYDWMELREKLREDGVRPLIKHREFRPIDHAHNARIDGPQYRQRAMCETVFSTIKRTLGDAVRARSWYGEFRELVLMCAVHNIKQAVKP, from the coding sequence ATGTCGAAGATCTCCCGCTTCACGAAGAAAGCGGTTCAGTTAGCTAAAAATGCTGTTGGTGACCGAGGCGAAGTCGCCGCCCCCGAAGGGGGTGGCGGCTTCGCCGACTACGCTGTCGTATCACTCCATTGTCTTCGAGTTTACTTGGAAAAGTCCTACCGTGAGACGTTAGATCTGTTGAGCGAGATGCCACATATTCTCGGGGAGATCGGGCTTGAACCAGCTGATCTCCCGCATCACTCGACGCTAGTGAAGTGGTTTGACAGGATCAAGACAGCACTCTGGCGAGTGCTGCTGCGCCTCTCGGCGCAGCTGCACGACCCGAGCGGTCACGCCGCGATCGATGCGACGTTTTTCGACCGCGAAAACGCCAGCAAACACTATTATCGTCGGACGAATTACCGTGTTCAGACGCTCAAAACAACTACTCTCGTGGACACAGAAAGCCAAGCCATTCTGGACGTTCACTGTACGACCGAGAAGCGTCACGACACACAACTCGGCTGGCAGGTCGCCCGCCGCAACGCGGGCGACCTCACCAGCCTCGCTGCGGACAAAGGCTACGATTGGATGGAGTTACGCGAGAAACTACGCGAAGACGGCGTGAGACCGTTGATCAAGCATCGTGAGTTCCGGCCTATCGATCACGCGCATAACGCGCGGATCGATGGACCTCAATACCGTCAACGAGCGATGTGTGAGACAGTCTTCTCGACGATCAAGCGCACGCTCGGCGACGCCGTGCGTGCGCGATCTTGGTACGGCGAATTTCGTGAACTCGTCCTGATGTGTGCGGTTCACAACATTAAGCAGGCGGTAAAACCGTGA
- a CDS encoding glycosyltransferase family 4 protein, which yields MHIAVSYNKFGTSKSGGARESLLTLLKGVAEQKDITVDVYQTPPVDDPPETNFEYSIHERELHEIPKLTWMNQVFTRRQWGRYLKKQLTPDHELLITQNALAPVSVQIAAEFEIPSLFFVRSMALTGYEKYDPSCNYLSNFVNTDIGGRIQYHFLWKNFQEYKRAAQLATYTIANSEFTAGLIDELFDVEGPIINPPIELEEYRVEYNPNGFITMVNPRAAYKGADIFLDIADEMPDEEFLLVGPISSSEIKSWAQQAQNVRHWEWCDDMREAYSVTKLVVVPSRWEEPFGRVPAEAMVSGIPCVVSDRGGLPDVVGETGVIVDDIESVKYWKDAINHALTNTNEDAQKNRVIQYSAEQQVRSLTEIIDDAQDL from the coding sequence ATGCATATCGCCGTCTCATATAATAAATTCGGAACGTCAAAATCAGGAGGTGCACGAGAGTCTTTGCTGACATTACTCAAGGGAGTTGCCGAACAAAAAGACATCACTGTTGATGTCTACCAAACTCCGCCCGTTGATGATCCACCTGAAACGAACTTCGAGTACTCTATTCACGAACGTGAGTTGCACGAGATTCCGAAACTCACATGGATGAATCAAGTATTCACTCGACGTCAGTGGGGTAGATACCTAAAAAAACAATTAACGCCGGATCACGAGCTCCTGATTACACAGAACGCGCTGGCTCCAGTTTCGGTTCAGATCGCTGCTGAATTTGAAATTCCGTCCTTATTCTTTGTACGAAGTATGGCGTTGACAGGATACGAAAAATACGACCCATCCTGTAACTACCTCTCGAACTTCGTGAACACTGATATTGGAGGCCGCATTCAGTATCACTTCCTCTGGAAGAACTTTCAGGAGTACAAACGAGCGGCGCAGCTGGCAACATACACGATCGCGAACAGCGAGTTTACTGCAGGTTTGATCGACGAATTATTTGATGTAGAAGGACCCATCATCAATCCACCAATCGAACTGGAAGAATATCGGGTAGAGTACAATCCAAACGGCTTTATTACAATGGTTAACCCTCGAGCAGCGTACAAGGGCGCAGATATATTTCTTGACATCGCTGACGAGATGCCTGATGAAGAGTTCTTGTTGGTTGGACCGATTTCGTCTTCAGAAATCAAATCATGGGCCCAACAGGCTCAGAACGTCCGTCATTGGGAATGGTGTGACGATATGCGAGAAGCATATTCTGTAACAAAATTGGTGGTTGTGCCATCGCGGTGGGAGGAACCGTTTGGACGTGTGCCAGCTGAAGCGATGGTAAGTGGGATTCCGTGCGTGGTTAGCGATCGTGGAGGGCTCCCGGATGTGGTTGGTGAAACTGGAGTAATAGTGGATGATATTGAATCAGTCAAATACTGGAAAGATGCTATTAATCATGCACTCACTAATACCAACGAAGATGCGCAAAAAAACCGGGTTATTCAGTATTCAGCCGAGCAACAGGTACGATCACTAACTGAAATTATAGATGATGCTCAGGACTTGTAG
- a CDS encoding ribbon-helix-helix domain-containing protein — translation MTEYTTVSVPKDLAARVDETIEGTSFSSTSDLVRFLLRSIVIQHQREGQLTEAEFEDIAEQLSDLGYLDQ, via the coding sequence ATGACCGAGTATACGACTGTTTCTGTCCCAAAGGACCTCGCCGCTCGTGTGGATGAGACCATTGAGGGGACGAGTTTCTCAAGTACGAGTGATCTTGTGCGGTTTCTCCTCCGTAGTATTGTCATTCAACACCAACGTGAGGGACAATTGACTGAGGCAGAATTCGAGGATATTGCCGAGCAACTGTCTGATCTTGGATATCTCGACCAGTAA
- a CDS encoding FkbM family methyltransferase, giving the protein MDIEYYLRSLFDLPAKREIRGESTRFIIGSRGELKRVTTFSGEKPVLESFINQIKSSDVVWDIGANIGTYSLFAGPFAEQVVAFEPHLANINRLQENANLTESDIDIRSIALSKEEGTAYLDVSEEYAGAGGGSVSVEGSYETSLVKGDDILPRPDIVKIDVEGMSSVV; this is encoded by the coding sequence ATGGACATCGAATACTACCTTCGGTCACTCTTTGATCTCCCTGCCAAACGTGAAATCAGGGGCGAATCAACGAGATTCATTATCGGAAGCAGGGGTGAGCTGAAGCGGGTTACAACCTTCAGCGGTGAAAAACCAGTGCTTGAATCGTTCATCAACCAGATCAAATCCTCCGACGTGGTTTGGGACATCGGAGCGAATATCGGCACCTACTCACTTTTTGCCGGTCCATTTGCTGAACAGGTTGTTGCGTTCGAACCTCATCTAGCGAATATAAACCGGTTACAAGAAAACGCGAATTTAACCGAGTCTGACATAGATATTCGCTCTATAGCTCTCTCAAAAGAGGAAGGGACTGCTTATCTTGATGTTTCGGAGGAGTATGCTGGTGCTGGAGGGGGATCGGTTTCTGTTGAGGGGTCATATGAAACCTCTCTTGTGAAAGGGGATGATATACTTCCCCGACCAGATATCGTAAAAATCGACGTTGAGGGCATGAGCTCAGTGGTTTAA
- a CDS encoding Cdc6/Cdc18 family protein, translating into MLEARAKQGLAKDLVTRKQLRTIANHVAGVARFGIQSLHAAAKLAVERSHETIRPADIGDSYDSALHRIRQSNLNSLPLHHHVLYELIRVAGEIPASELHYRYENAAEQLYAEYPQTPTGKRSRRNKLVRLREYELIKHEKPPQSRVYRVLDSELESVIDIDETPMR; encoded by the coding sequence ATCCTCGAGGCCCGCGCGAAGCAGGGTCTCGCGAAGGATCTCGTCACTCGGAAGCAACTCCGAACGATTGCGAACCACGTCGCCGGTGTCGCCCGGTTCGGGATCCAATCACTCCACGCAGCAGCGAAACTGGCAGTCGAACGCTCTCACGAGACGATTCGACCTGCGGACATTGGGGATTCGTACGATAGTGCGCTCCACCGCATCCGACAGTCGAATCTCAATTCCCTCCCGCTACACCATCACGTACTCTACGAGCTGATTCGCGTCGCTGGTGAAATCCCGGCTTCTGAACTACATTACCGATACGAAAATGCGGCTGAGCAGTTGTACGCCGAATACCCACAGACACCAACCGGAAAGCGATCGCGACGAAACAAACTGGTGAGGCTCCGTGAGTACGAGTTGATCAAGCACGAAAAGCCACCACAGAGTCGTGTCTACCGCGTGCTCGATAGTGAGTTAGAATCGGTCATAGACATCGATGAGACCCCGATGCGATAA
- a CDS encoding glycosyltransferase, producing the protein MVNPRNRHKRGDIFLDIVESMPSEEFLSAGLYRGSDLKQRANRLTNLTHMGWCDDMRSFYKQANIVIVPSRGNEAFGRAAAEPMISGIPCVVSDRGGLPDVTDTTGKIVSDIESVGAWQKAIERALDNHDPEAQMRRAEQFSAKRQGEELVQVIEAVT; encoded by the coding sequence ATGGTAAATCCAAGAAATCGTCATAAGAGAGGGGACATATTTCTTGATATTGTCGAAAGTATGCCCTCAGAAGAGTTTCTTTCGGCAGGACTTTATCGAGGCTCAGATCTTAAGCAACGCGCTAACCGTCTTACAAACCTCACGCATATGGGCTGGTGTGATGATATGCGATCGTTTTACAAACAGGCGAATATTGTTATTGTTCCATCACGGGGGAATGAAGCGTTCGGGCGGGCTGCTGCGGAACCAATGATTAGCGGGATTCCATGCGTGGTTAGTGATCGAGGAGGGTTGCCAGATGTAACCGACACGACTGGGAAAATAGTTTCCGATATTGAGTCGGTTGGGGCGTGGCAGAAAGCGATAGAAAGAGCATTGGATAATCACGATCCGGAGGCGCAGATGCGACGAGCGGAGCAATTTTCTGCAAAAAGACAAGGAGAAGAGCTGGTCCAAGTAATAGAAGCAGTTACGTAG